A genomic region of Xanthomonas campestris pv. phormiicola contains the following coding sequences:
- a CDS encoding ATP-binding cassette domain-containing protein has protein sequence MFELHQVTRRYGDALALDRVDLRIASGRTTALIGPSGAGKSSVLRMLLGLEWPDSGEVRFQGEPLRRDTLLAQRRRIGYVIQEGGLFPHLSARDNAALLAQTLGWARPRIDARLHELAALCRLPEALLARYPAELSGGQRQRVGLIRALLLDPPVLLLDEPLGALDPVVRHELQTQMRELFALLGKTVVLVTHDVAEAAYLGDTLVLMRNGRIVQQGSVRDLLDTPAEPFVGQFLHAQRTLEDAR, from the coding sequence ATGTTCGAACTGCATCAGGTCACCCGCCGCTACGGCGACGCACTCGCGCTGGACCGGGTCGATCTGCGCATCGCCTCCGGCCGCACCACCGCGCTGATCGGCCCCAGCGGCGCCGGCAAGTCCAGCGTGCTGCGCATGCTGCTCGGGCTGGAATGGCCCGACAGCGGCGAGGTGCGCTTCCAGGGCGAGCCGCTGCGCCGGGACACCCTGTTGGCGCAGCGCCGCCGCATCGGCTACGTGATCCAGGAAGGCGGGCTGTTCCCGCACCTGAGCGCGCGCGACAACGCCGCCTTGCTGGCACAGACCCTGGGCTGGGCGCGGCCGCGGATCGACGCGCGCCTGCACGAGCTGGCCGCGCTGTGCCGCCTGCCCGAGGCCTTGCTGGCGCGCTATCCGGCCGAACTGTCCGGCGGCCAGCGCCAGCGCGTGGGCCTGATCCGCGCGCTGCTGCTGGATCCGCCGGTGCTGCTGCTGGACGAACCGCTGGGCGCGCTCGACCCGGTCGTGCGCCACGAGCTGCAGACGCAGATGCGCGAGCTGTTCGCGCTGCTCGGCAAGACCGTGGTGCTGGTGACCCATGACGTCGCCGAGGCCGCCTACCTGGGCGATACGCTGGTACTGATGCGCAACGGCCGCATCGTGCAGCAAGGCAGCGTGCGCGACCTGCTGGATACGCCCGCCGAACCGTTCGTCGGCCAGTTCCTGCACGCGCAGCGCACGCTGGAGGATGCGCGGTGA
- the pgeF gene encoding peptidoglycan editing factor PgeF — protein sequence MTDFALAADWPASPRVRALTTLRTGAGASLPPFDRFNLGNRSAADGDDPATVQRNRDELAARLALPSPPHWLRQVHGVQALRFEQPPAAAGIDAEPSADAAVTAVPGVVLAILTADCLPVVFAARDGSEVGAAHAGWQGLAGGVLEATVAALRTPSARLQAWLGPAAGPQVYEIGENVRDAFLGHDPAAASAFVATRPGHWRVDLYALARQRLAAAGIDPAQVYGGGLCTISDAQRFFSYRRDRRSGRMATLAWIAR from the coding sequence ATGACCGACTTCGCCCTTGCCGCGGACTGGCCGGCATCGCCGCGGGTGCGCGCGCTGACCACGCTGCGCACCGGCGCCGGGGCGTCGTTGCCGCCGTTCGATCGCTTCAACCTGGGCAACCGCAGCGCGGCCGACGGCGACGACCCGGCCACGGTGCAGCGCAACCGCGACGAACTCGCCGCGCGCCTGGCGCTGCCGTCGCCGCCGCACTGGCTGCGGCAGGTGCACGGGGTGCAGGCGCTGCGCTTCGAGCAGCCGCCGGCCGCGGCCGGCATCGACGCCGAGCCGAGCGCCGATGCCGCGGTCACTGCCGTGCCCGGGGTGGTGCTGGCGATCCTGACCGCCGATTGCCTGCCGGTGGTGTTCGCCGCCCGCGACGGCAGCGAGGTCGGGGCCGCGCATGCCGGCTGGCAGGGCCTGGCCGGCGGCGTGCTGGAAGCCACCGTCGCCGCCCTGCGCACGCCGTCGGCGCGCCTGCAGGCCTGGCTGGGCCCGGCCGCTGGCCCGCAGGTGTACGAGATCGGCGAGAACGTGCGCGATGCCTTCCTCGGCCACGATCCGGCCGCGGCCAGCGCCTTCGTCGCCACCCGTCCCGGACACTGGCGGGTGGACCTGTATGCGCTGGCGCGGCAGCGCCTGGCTGCGGCGGGGATCGACCCGGCGCAGGTGTACGGCGGCGGCCTGTGCACGATTTCCGACGCGCAGCGCTTCTTTTCCTATCGCCGCGACCGCCGCAGCGGGCGCATGGCGACGCTGGCATGGATCGCCCGCTGA
- a CDS encoding arabinogalactan endo-1,4-beta-galactosidase — MPRLSAPLLLLLLALAAGTLPAGAAERAVPTIVFGVNGHDDRPAYPLSQAEAVFRLLDQRNLRSYRFDVDPRNFAVLDRLVALSRQYRIALRPMVYPMSREIGYQLARRYAADITLWEIGNEQDYSRDGAQARIDAMTAMYRGMKQASDELGAGLEFTINITACNSDDQSANARCPGDRHGSLWFLDMAKASGFDFDHISFHYYPFHHDRGYWMDLYLGQMRGAAQKYGGKVFFNEVNCAEVYAGNTDGGHAGDGACYDSVAQIVRTLQSDYADVVAEINLYELLDQTNLQGVESHFGLMYDLSRPKPTLQLLTDFAD; from the coding sequence ATGCCCCGCTTGTCCGCCCCACTGCTGCTCCTGTTACTCGCACTCGCCGCCGGCACCCTGCCCGCTGGCGCTGCCGAGCGTGCCGTGCCGACCATCGTGTTCGGCGTCAACGGCCACGACGACCGCCCCGCCTATCCGCTCAGCCAGGCCGAGGCCGTGTTCCGGCTGCTCGACCAGCGCAACCTGCGCAGCTACCGCTTCGACGTGGACCCGCGCAACTTCGCCGTGCTCGACCGGCTGGTGGCGCTGTCGCGCCAGTACCGCATCGCGCTGCGGCCGATGGTGTACCCGATGTCGCGCGAGATCGGCTACCAGCTGGCGCGGCGCTACGCCGCCGACATCACCCTGTGGGAAATCGGTAACGAGCAGGACTACAGCCGCGACGGCGCGCAGGCGCGCATCGATGCGATGACCGCGATGTACCGCGGCATGAAACAGGCCTCCGACGAACTCGGCGCCGGCCTGGAATTCACCATCAACATCACCGCCTGCAACAGCGACGACCAGTCGGCGAACGCGCGCTGCCCCGGCGATCGCCACGGCTCGCTGTGGTTCCTGGACATGGCCAAGGCCTCCGGCTTCGATTTCGACCACATCAGCTTCCACTACTATCCATTCCACCACGACCGCGGCTACTGGATGGACCTGTACCTGGGGCAGATGCGCGGCGCGGCGCAGAAGTACGGCGGCAAGGTGTTCTTCAACGAGGTCAACTGCGCCGAGGTCTACGCCGGCAACACCGACGGCGGCCATGCCGGCGACGGCGCCTGCTACGACAGCGTGGCGCAGATCGTGCGCACGCTGCAGAGCGACTACGCCGACGTGGTCGCCGAGATCAACCTCTACGAACTGCTCGACCAGACCAATCTGCAAGGCGTGGAAAGCCACTTCGGCCTCATGTACGACCTGTCGCGGCCGAAGCCGACGCTGCAACTGCTGACCGATTTCGCCGACTGA
- the rluD gene encoding 23S rRNA pseudouridine(1911/1915/1917) synthase RluD, which translates to MPNTLPDTPEDDASDGPRQARVPDQAAGRRFDAVLAELFPEFSRSRLAEWIKSGDALLDGAQARPRDALRGGEIASLHAVLDTQTHALPEDIPLEVLYQDDQVIVLNKPAGLVVHPGAGNPSGTLVNALLYFDPSLSSLPRAGIVHRLDKDTSGAMVVARTLPAHTSLVAQLSARDVHRQYLAVVAGPLVSGGTANAPIDRHPRDRLRMAVREDGRDAVTHYRLRERFRAHTALECRLETGRTHQIRVHMAHLKHPIIGDPLYGGPLKLPKGATEELIAELRGFKRQALHAETLEFKHPTHGEPVRATAAVPADLQRLLAALRTDSRLAAEQARR; encoded by the coding sequence ATGCCCAATACCCTCCCGGACACCCCCGAGGACGACGCTTCCGACGGCCCGCGCCAGGCGCGCGTGCCCGACCAGGCCGCCGGCCGCCGCTTCGACGCGGTCCTGGCCGAACTGTTTCCCGAGTTCTCGCGCTCGCGCCTGGCCGAATGGATCAAGTCCGGCGATGCGCTGCTGGACGGCGCCCAGGCGCGGCCGCGCGACGCCCTGCGCGGCGGCGAGATCGCCAGCCTGCATGCGGTGCTGGACACCCAGACCCATGCGCTGCCGGAGGACATCCCGCTGGAGGTGCTGTACCAGGACGACCAGGTCATCGTGCTGAACAAGCCGGCCGGGCTGGTGGTGCATCCGGGCGCCGGCAACCCCAGCGGCACCCTGGTCAATGCCCTGCTGTACTTCGATCCATCGCTGTCGTCGCTGCCGCGCGCGGGCATCGTGCACCGCCTGGACAAGGACACCAGCGGCGCCATGGTGGTGGCGCGGACCCTGCCGGCGCACACCTCGCTGGTGGCGCAGCTGTCGGCGCGCGACGTGCACCGCCAGTACCTGGCGGTGGTGGCCGGACCGCTGGTCTCCGGCGGCACCGCCAATGCGCCGATCGACCGCCACCCGCGCGACCGCCTGCGCATGGCGGTACGCGAGGACGGCCGCGACGCGGTCACCCACTATCGGCTGCGCGAGCGGTTCCGCGCGCATACCGCGCTGGAGTGCCGGCTGGAGACCGGGCGCACCCACCAGATCCGCGTGCACATGGCGCACCTGAAGCACCCGATCATCGGCGACCCGCTGTATGGCGGCCCGCTCAAGCTGCCCAAGGGCGCGACCGAGGAACTGATCGCCGAACTGCGCGGCTTCAAGCGCCAGGCGCTGCATGCCGAGACGCTGGAGTTCAAGCACCCCACCCATGGCGAGCCGGTGCGCGCCACTGCCGCGGTGCCGGCCGACCTGCAACGGCTGCTGGCCGCGCTGCGCACCGATTCGCGGCTGGCCGCCGAGCAGGCGCGGCGCTGA
- a CDS encoding thiol-disulfide oxidoreductase DCC family protein — MSRPDRARGATLAADADSAIVVFDGVCLLCSRWVRFLLRFDRRGRYRFASLQSARGRALLRDNGLDPDDPLSFLLLTPQRAWTGSDAAIGVIAGLGGAWRIVAVLRLLPRRWRDAGYRVLARNRYRWFGSSAQCFLPDPEQRSRFLE, encoded by the coding sequence TTGAGCCGGCCTGACCGCGCGCGCGGCGCAACGCTGGCGGCGGATGCGGACAGCGCGATCGTGGTGTTCGACGGCGTCTGCCTGCTGTGCAGCCGCTGGGTGCGTTTCCTGCTGCGGTTCGATCGCCGCGGCCGCTACCGGTTCGCGTCGCTGCAATCGGCCCGCGGCCGCGCCTTGCTGCGCGACAATGGGCTGGATCCGGACGACCCGCTGTCGTTCCTGCTGCTGACGCCGCAGCGCGCCTGGACCGGCTCGGACGCGGCGATCGGCGTGATCGCGGGCCTGGGCGGGGCATGGCGCATTGTTGCCGTGCTGCGCCTGCTGCCGCGGCGCTGGCGCGATGCCGGCTATCGGGTGCTGGCGCGCAACCGCTATCGCTGGTTCGGCAGCTCGGCACAGTGCTTCCTGCCCGATCCGGAGCAGCGTTCGCGCTTTCTGGAGTGA
- a CDS encoding outer membrane protein assembly factor BamD, with protein MIRRSVPLSAHVRFIALMLVMVVVATGCHRQKNKNPEEGMPVEQLYQKAHTQMQTGNWAGAEGSFKRLIAQYPYGQYTEQAMIESAYAQYKAGKHDDAVSSIDRFIRTYPTHRNIAYMYYLRGLSNSNRDTVFLRRVWSLDPSRRDLSTPQQAYADFNIVAERYPNSRYAADARQRMIALRNVFAQHELDNALYYLRRDAWVSAAGRATYLLETYPQSAYQYDAVAVLADAYTHLGNKPLADDARRVLELNDPQHPWLTGHWPKYPWMIRKLNPFAGEKSASTGQSNSQMAR; from the coding sequence ATGATCCGACGCTCCGTCCCGCTCTCCGCGCACGTCCGTTTCATCGCCCTGATGCTGGTCATGGTCGTCGTGGCAACGGGTTGCCACCGCCAGAAGAACAAGAATCCCGAGGAAGGGATGCCGGTGGAGCAGCTGTACCAGAAGGCGCACACGCAGATGCAGACCGGCAACTGGGCCGGCGCCGAGGGCAGCTTCAAGCGCCTGATCGCGCAGTACCCCTACGGCCAGTACACCGAGCAGGCGATGATCGAGAGCGCCTACGCCCAGTACAAGGCCGGCAAGCACGACGATGCGGTGTCCAGCATCGACCGCTTCATCCGCACCTACCCGACCCACCGCAACATCGCCTACATGTACTACCTGCGCGGGTTGTCCAACTCCAACCGCGACACGGTGTTCCTGCGCCGGGTGTGGTCGCTGGACCCCAGCCGCCGCGACCTGTCCACGCCGCAGCAGGCCTACGCCGACTTCAACATCGTCGCCGAGCGCTATCCGAACAGCCGCTACGCCGCCGACGCGCGCCAGCGCATGATCGCGCTGCGCAACGTGTTCGCCCAGCACGAGCTGGACAACGCGCTGTACTACCTGCGCCGCGACGCCTGGGTATCGGCCGCCGGCCGCGCCACCTACCTGCTGGAAACCTATCCGCAGAGCGCCTACCAGTACGATGCGGTGGCGGTGCTGGCCGACGCCTACACCCACCTGGGCAACAAGCCGCTGGCCGACGACGCGCGCCGGGTGCTGGAACTCAACGATCCCCAGCATCCGTGGCTGACCGGCCATTGGCCGAAGTACCCGTGGATGATCCGCAAGCTGAACCCGTTCGCCGGCGAGAAGTCCGCTTCCACCGGGCAGTCCAACTCGCAGATGGCCCGCTGA